AGCGCCAGCGTGACCTGCACGGTGAGCGGCGCCACCAGGTTGAGCAGCAGGTGCCGGGTCAGGATATAGGTGCGGCTCGAGCCGAAGGTGCGGGCGGCATCGACGAAATCGCGGGCCTTGAGCGACAGCGCCGGGCCGCGCACGACACGGGTGAAGATCGGCGTGTAGACGATGCTGATGGCAGCGACGCTGGTCCAGGTGCCGGGGCCGATGATGGTGACGATCAGCAGCGCCAGAAGGATCGCCGGGAAGGCCAGCAGCACGTCCATGAAGCGCATCAGCAGCGTGTCCCAGCGGCCGCCGGACCAGGCGGCGGTGAGGCCCAGCACGGTGCCGGCGAGCGTCGCAAGTGCGACGGAGAAGAACGCCACGGTGAAGGACTGGCCGATGCCCTTCATCAGGCGGCTCATCACGTCGCGGCCGAACAGGTCTGTGCCCATCCAGTAGGACGACGTCGGCGCATGCAGGCGGTCGATGCGGTACTGCATCAGCGGGTAGTGCGGAGTCAGGCCCGCAGCGCCAGCCAAGGCGACGACCAGGTAGACCAGCACGATGGCGCCGCCGATACGGCCGCTGGGATGCGAAAATATGGCCTTCACGACACGCATCAACGGCCCTCCAGGCGAATACGGGGGTCGAGCGCGGCATAAGCCAGGTCGACGAGCAGATTGACGATCATGAAGTTGAGGGCAATGAACAGCACGGCCCCCTGCACCAGCGCATAGTCGCGCTGCAGGATGGCTTCGAGCACCATGCGGCCGAGGCCGGGCAGCGCATAGATCTGTTCGACGATGACGGCGCCGCCGAGCAGATAGCCGAACTCGATGCCGCTCAGCGTGACGACCGGCACCAGCGCGTTGGGCAAGGCATGGCGCCAGATGACGCTGCGCTCGGAAGCGCCCTTGCTGCGCGCGGTGCGGACATAGTCGTCGCTCAACACGTCGAGCATCGCCGAGCGGGTGACGCGGGTGACCGAAGACGCAAAGGCACAGCCGAGCGTGATCGCCGGCAGGATCATCTGGCCGAGATTCTGCAACGGGTCCTGCCAGAACGGAGTGAACGCCCCCATTGTCGGCAGCACGCCGAAGCCGGCCGACAGGATGTAGATGATGACGAGGCCGACGACGAAGCTCGGCGTCGACTGGCCGATCATGGCGGCGATGCGGACGCCGAGATCGGCGGGACGTTCGTTGCGGGTGGCAGCGAAGACGCCGGCCGGCACGCCGATCGACAGCGCGATCAGCATGGCCAGAAGCGCCAGTTCAAGCGTCAGCGGAAAGCGTTCGAGGATGACCGATAGCACCGGCTTGCCATAGGTCACCGATATGCCGAGATCGCCGCTGAACAGGCCGGTGAACCAGCGCCAGTACTGGACCGGCCAAGGTTGGTCGATGCCGAAATAGATGGCCAGCGAATCCCGCTGCTGCGGCGTCAGAAGTCCGGCCTCGGTGCCCAGCATGGCGGTGATGGAATCGCCCGGCACCAGCCGGATGGCGATGAAGACGATGATCGAGACGCCGATCAGCACCAGGGGGAAGGCCCGCAGGCGACGTATCACGTAACTCATGGCGTAAGGACCATCTGGAGTTGGGGAGCCGTTGCGGTTCCCGGGCTAAACCGGCAAAGGCCGATCGGGATTCAAGGGCGGTCGCCATCGGCTCAACGGCGACCGCCTTTGGGCGGCGACAGGGAGATGCCCGCCGCCCAAAACGCCTGCTGCTACTGGATGGTGACCTTGCCGAGGCTGACCAGCGAGCCGGTCGGCATCGGCACGAAGCCTTGCACGTTCTTCTGCTGGGCGGTGTAGCCATAGCCGGTGTAGAGCCAGATCCACGGCGCCTTTTCGGCAAGCTGCTTGTCGAACTCGGCGAAGATTGCCTTGCGCTTTTCCGGATCGGTCTCGGCGCGGCCGTCCTGCAGCAGCTTGTCGAGCGTGTCGTCGGCGAAGTTGGAAACCTTCTGCAGGTTGCCGTTCTTGGTCCAGTAGCGGTTGTACATGGTGTAGGGGTCGGGACGGCCGCCATTCAGCGCCACCGCCATGTCGAAGTCGCCCTTCAGCCAGGTGTCGACATAGACGTTGAGCTCCATCATCTTGATGTCGAGCTTGACGCCGATCTCGGCCAGCTGCGACTGCAGCACCTGGGCCTCGGCGGCAGCCGTCGGCGGCTCGCCGGTGGCAGCGATCACGGTGGCGCTGAAGCCATCGGCAAAACCGGCATCTGCCATCAGCTTCTTCGCCTTCTCGACGTCCTGCTTGTAGCAGAACAGCGAATTCGGATCGGAAGCGAAGAATGGTGCGGTAATCGGCCCGGTCACCTGGCCTTCGCCGAGGGATGCCGTGTCGAGCACCGCCTTGCGGTCGACGGCGCAGGAGATCGCCTGGCGCACGGCAAGCTCGTTCATCGGCTTGCGCGCCGGGTTGAGCTGCAGCACGTGGTAGGCGAGCAGAGGCGCACGGTTGAGCTGGAGCTTCGGCTCGTTGGGCACCAGCGTCGCAATCAGCGGATCGTTGAGCAGTGCGAAGTCGATCTGGCCGGTGCGCATGGCAGCGAGGATCGCGGTTTCGTCGGGCAATACGCTGATCTCGATGCCGTCGACGCCGGTCGCACCGCCGGCCCAGTCCTTGTTGGAAACAAGTGCGGCCTTGGAGTTGGGATCCCACTTCTCAAGCTTGAACGGACCCGAGCCGACAGCCTTCGTGCCTATGCTGCCGGCCGCGATCTCGCTTGCCGGGACGATCGACGAATTGGTGTCGGTCATGGCGGTCAGGATCGGCGCGTCGGGCTGCTTCAGCTTGAACACGACGGTGCCTGCATCGGTCGCCTCGATGCTCTCGATGGAGAGATAGTTGGCGCGGTTGGCGGCACCGGTCTTCTCGTCGAGGATACGCTCGAACGATGCCTTGACGTCGGCCGAGGTCACGGCTGCACCGTTCTGGAACTTGGCCTTGGGGTCGAGCTTGAAGGTCAGTTGCTTGCCGTCGTCCGCGAATTCCCAGGACGTCGCGATGCCGGGGATGATCTTGAGATCGGCGTCGAGGCGCACGAGCGGCTCATAGATCAACTCGAGCAGGCGCAGCGACGAAAACGCGGTCTGCTTGTGCGGGTCGAGGCCGGTGGCGTCCTGCGCCCAGGCCATGCGCAGGTTCGCTGCATCGGCATGGCCGGCGACGGCCGAAAGACCGATCATCACGGCCGTCGTCGCGCCAAGGAAATATCTGAACTTGCTAGTCATTTCATCCTCCCTGTTACTCTTTCGCCGGCGGCTGGAATGGCCGCCCGGATCACTCAGTTGCCCGGATCACATGGATGCCTGCTTCGCATCCTGGATTGCTTGCCGCAAGAAGCCTTTGGAATCGTCCAGCGCTGATCGCGCCGCGGCAGGCTCCATCCCCGTCATGACGATGAGGATTGCCAGCTTCACGTCGTTGTCGGTCTGGGCGAGCGCAGTTTGCGCCTCTTCCAGCGTGCATTCGGCTGCCTGCATGACGATGCGGGCGGCACGCGCCACGAGCTTCTTGTTCGAGGCCTTCAGGTCGACCATCAGGTTTTCATAGGTCTTGCCGATGCCGATCATGCTGGCGGTGGTCAGCATGTTGAGCACCAGCTTTTCGGCCGTTCCCGATTTCATCCGCGTCGAACCGGTCAGCGCCTCGGGGCCGACAACGGGCGAAATGGCGATGTCGGCGATTTCAGCGATCGCCGACTGCGGGTTGCAGGACAAAGCCACCGCGGTGGCGCCGACTTTCTTTGCATAATTCAGGCCGCCAATGACATAGGGCGTGCGGCCGCTCGCCGCGATCCCGACGACGACGTCCTTGGATGTCAGTTCGATGTCGGCCAGCGCCTCGGCGCCCTTGGTCTGGCTGTCCTCGGCCCCTTCGGTTGCCTTCAGCAGCGCGCTGTAGCCGCCGGCAATGAGGCCGACCACCATGGTCGCAGGCACGCTGAAAGTCGGCGGACACTCGGAGGCATCGAGCACGCCGATGCGGCCGCTGGTGCCGGCGCCCATATAGATCAGGCGCCCGCCCTGCCGGAAGGCTGCGATGGTGCGGTCAACGGCAGCGGCGATCTCTGAAATCACATTCTCGACCGCATGGGCGACAAGCTTGTCTTCGTCGTTGATTTTCCTGAGGACGTCGATGGTCGGCAAGAGGTCGATGTCCATGGTGCGCGGGTTGCGCTCCTCGGAAACCAATCGCCCCAGTTCCGAAATCAAGGCTTGTTCTGACACTTGTCGCCACCTGCCCGGTTCTCAAAATGCAAGAGCCTCCGGAGCCGGTTCTCCTAGGCTTTCATTAACTTTCTAGAATGACATATTCCTATTGTCAACAAATTTTGGAATGGATTATTCCTTGGCAATGAAGGTCCGGTC
The nucleotide sequence above comes from Aminobacter aminovorans. Encoded proteins:
- the murQ gene encoding N-acetylmuramic acid 6-phosphate etherase gives rise to the protein MSEQALISELGRLVSEERNPRTMDIDLLPTIDVLRKINDEDKLVAHAVENVISEIAAAVDRTIAAFRQGGRLIYMGAGTSGRIGVLDASECPPTFSVPATMVVGLIAGGYSALLKATEGAEDSQTKGAEALADIELTSKDVVVGIAASGRTPYVIGGLNYAKKVGATAVALSCNPQSAIAEIADIAISPVVGPEALTGSTRMKSGTAEKLVLNMLTTASMIGIGKTYENLMVDLKASNKKLVARAARIVMQAAECTLEEAQTALAQTDNDVKLAILIVMTGMEPAAARSALDDSKGFLRQAIQDAKQASM
- a CDS encoding ABC transporter substrate-binding protein; translation: MTSKFRYFLGATTAVMIGLSAVAGHADAANLRMAWAQDATGLDPHKQTAFSSLRLLELIYEPLVRLDADLKIIPGIATSWEFADDGKQLTFKLDPKAKFQNGAAVTSADVKASFERILDEKTGAANRANYLSIESIEATDAGTVVFKLKQPDAPILTAMTDTNSSIVPASEIAAGSIGTKAVGSGPFKLEKWDPNSKAALVSNKDWAGGATGVDGIEISVLPDETAILAAMRTGQIDFALLNDPLIATLVPNEPKLQLNRAPLLAYHVLQLNPARKPMNELAVRQAISCAVDRKAVLDTASLGEGQVTGPITAPFFASDPNSLFCYKQDVEKAKKLMADAGFADGFSATVIAATGEPPTAAAEAQVLQSQLAEIGVKLDIKMMELNVYVDTWLKGDFDMAVALNGGRPDPYTMYNRYWTKNGNLQKVSNFADDTLDKLLQDGRAETDPEKRKAIFAEFDKQLAEKAPWIWLYTGYGYTAQQKNVQGFVPMPTGSLVSLGKVTIQ
- a CDS encoding ABC transporter permease; its protein translation is MSYVIRRLRAFPLVLIGVSIIVFIAIRLVPGDSITAMLGTEAGLLTPQQRDSLAIYFGIDQPWPVQYWRWFTGLFSGDLGISVTYGKPVLSVILERFPLTLELALLAMLIALSIGVPAGVFAATRNERPADLGVRIAAMIGQSTPSFVVGLVIIYILSAGFGVLPTMGAFTPFWQDPLQNLGQMILPAITLGCAFASSVTRVTRSAMLDVLSDDYVRTARSKGASERSVIWRHALPNALVPVVTLSGIEFGYLLGGAVIVEQIYALPGLGRMVLEAILQRDYALVQGAVLFIALNFMIVNLLVDLAYAALDPRIRLEGR
- a CDS encoding ABC transporter permease, which translates into the protein MRVVKAIFSHPSGRIGGAIVLVYLVVALAGAAGLTPHYPLMQYRIDRLHAPTSSYWMGTDLFGRDVMSRLMKGIGQSFTVAFFSVALATLAGTVLGLTAAWSGGRWDTLLMRFMDVLLAFPAILLALLIVTIIGPGTWTSVAAISIVYTPIFTRVVRGPALSLKARDFVDAARTFGSSRTYILTRHLLLNLVAPLTVQVTLALAWALLTEAGLSFLGLGTQPPASSLGLMLSDARNLMEQAPWLLAFPAVAIMLSILGFNLLGDALRDILDPKTRRA